A region of Pseudomonas cavernicola DNA encodes the following proteins:
- the thiI gene encoding tRNA uracil 4-sulfurtransferase ThiI: protein MKLIVKVFPEITIKSRPVRKRFIRQLAKNIRMVLRDLDPDLVVDGVWDNLDVETKITEPKVLREMIERLTRTPGIGQFLEVNEYPLADFDDMVQKCKAHYADLLPGKVFAVRCKRAGKHSFSSMDVERYVGSQLRQQCGAAGISLKEPEVVVRMEIRDQRLFVIHHQHECIGGYPLGAIEHALVLMSGGFDSTVAAYQMMRRGLVSHFCFFNLGGRAHELGVMEVAHYLWDKYGRSQRVLFVSVPFEEVLGEILGKVDNSHMGVVLKRMMLRAASNIADRLDIDALVTGEAISQVSSQTLPNLAVIDRATDKLVIRPLIASHKQDIIDMATQIGTAEFAKHMPEYCGVISVNPTTRAKPERVVYEEAQFDMAVLERALERARLVPIDRVIDELGEDIQVEEVSEALPGQIVLDIRHPDAQEDLPLELNGIEVQPLPFFALNSRFKELDVTRQYLLYCDKGVMSRLHAHHLLSEGHANVRVYRPA, encoded by the coding sequence ATGAAACTTATCGTTAAAGTCTTCCCTGAAATCACCATCAAAAGCCGGCCGGTGCGTAAGCGCTTTATCCGCCAGCTGGCGAAGAACATTCGCATGGTGTTGCGTGACCTGGATCCAGACCTCGTGGTGGATGGCGTGTGGGACAACCTCGACGTCGAGACCAAGATCACCGAGCCGAAAGTACTGCGCGAGATGATCGAGCGCCTGACCCGTACTCCGGGTATTGGCCAATTCCTCGAAGTGAACGAATACCCGCTGGCTGATTTTGATGACATGGTGCAGAAGTGCAAGGCGCATTACGCCGACTTGCTGCCGGGCAAAGTCTTTGCCGTGCGCTGCAAACGCGCCGGCAAGCACAGCTTCAGTTCGATGGATGTCGAGCGTTATGTCGGTAGCCAACTGCGTCAGCAGTGCGGGGCGGCCGGGATTTCGCTGAAAGAGCCGGAAGTCGTGGTGCGCATGGAGATTCGCGACCAGCGCCTGTTTGTCATCCATCATCAGCATGAGTGCATCGGCGGTTATCCGCTGGGCGCCATCGAGCACGCGCTGGTGCTGATGTCCGGCGGTTTCGACTCGACGGTAGCGGCTTACCAAATGATGCGCCGCGGGCTGGTCAGCCACTTCTGCTTCTTCAACCTCGGTGGCCGTGCCCACGAACTGGGGGTGATGGAGGTTGCGCACTACCTCTGGGACAAGTACGGCCGCTCGCAGCGGGTGCTGTTCGTCAGCGTGCCGTTCGAGGAAGTGCTCGGCGAGATTCTCGGCAAGGTAGATAATAGCCATATGGGTGTGGTGCTTAAGCGAATGATGTTGCGCGCCGCCAGCAATATTGCCGATCGTTTGGATATCGATGCGCTGGTCACCGGCGAGGCGATTTCCCAGGTTTCCAGCCAGACCCTGCCGAATCTCGCGGTAATCGACCGGGCCACCGACAAACTGGTGATCCGTCCGCTGATTGCCAGCCACAAGCAAGACATCATCGACATGGCGACGCAAATCGGCACCGCCGAGTTTGCCAAGCACATGCCGGAATATTGTGGGGTGATATCGGTGAACCCGACCACCCGCGCCAAGCCCGAACGCGTCGTCTATGAAGAGGCCCAGTTCGATATGGCCGTGCTGGAGCGTGCCTTGGAGCGCGCCCGCTTGGTGCCGATCGACCGGGTGATCGACGAGTTGGGCGAAGACATCCAGGTTGAGGAAGTGAGTGAAGCCTTGCCTGGGCAGATCGTCTTGGATATCCGTCATCCGGATGCTCAGGAGGACCTGCCGCTGGAGCTGAATGGCATCGAGGTTCAACCTTTGCCGTTCTTCGCACTCAACAGTCGCTTTAAGGAGCTGGATGTTACCCGCCAGTACCTGCTGTATTGCGACAAAGGCGTGATGAGCCGCCTGCATGCCCATCACTTGCTCAGCGAGGGGCATGCCAATGTGCGCGTTTATCGCCCGGCATAA
- the glnA gene encoding glutamate--ammonia ligase, whose translation MSKSLQLIKEHDVKWIDLRFTDTKGKQHHVTMPARDAADEDFFEVGKMFDGSSLAGWKGIEASDMILLPDDSTAVLDPFTEEPTLILVCDIIEPSTMQGYDRDPRAIAHRAEEYLKSTGIGDTVFVGPEPEFFIFDEVKFKSDISGSMFKIYSEQGSWMSDADIETGNKGHRPGVKGGYFPVPPFDHDHEIRTAMCNAMEEMGLVIEVHHHEVATAGQNEIGVKFNTLVNKADEVQTLKYCVHNVADAYGKTATFMPKPLYGDNGSGMHVHLSIAKDGKNTFAGEGYAGLSDTALYFIGGIIKHGKALNGFTNPSTNSYKRLVPGFEAPVMLAYSARNRSASIRIPYVSSPKARRIEARFPDPAANPYLAFAALLMAGLDGIQNKIHPGDAADKNLYDLPPEEAKEIPQVCGSLKEALEELDKGRAFLTKGGVFSDDFIDAYIALKSEEEIKVRTFVHPLEYDLYYSV comes from the coding sequence ATGTCGAAGTCGCTTCAACTCATCAAAGAACACGACGTGAAGTGGATTGATCTGCGCTTCACCGACACCAAAGGCAAACAGCACCACGTGACCATGCCGGCCCGTGATGCAGCGGACGAAGACTTCTTCGAAGTCGGCAAGATGTTCGACGGCTCCTCCTTGGCTGGTTGGAAAGGCATCGAAGCCTCCGACATGATCCTGCTGCCGGACGACAGCACCGCCGTGCTCGACCCGTTCACCGAAGAGCCGACCCTGATTCTGGTCTGCGACATCATCGAACCGTCGACCATGCAAGGCTACGACCGCGACCCGCGCGCAATCGCCCACCGCGCCGAGGAATACCTGAAGAGCACCGGTATCGGTGACACCGTATTCGTCGGTCCGGAACCCGAATTCTTCATCTTCGACGAAGTGAAATTCAAATCCGACATTTCCGGCTCCATGTTCAAGATCTACTCCGAACAAGGCTCCTGGATGTCCGACGCCGACATCGAAACCGGCAACAAAGGTCACCGCCCAGGCGTTAAAGGCGGCTACTTCCCGGTTCCGCCGTTCGACCATGACCACGAAATCCGTACTGCCATGTGTAATGCCATGGAAGAAATGGGTCTGGTCATCGAAGTTCACCACCACGAAGTGGCGACTGCCGGTCAGAACGAAATCGGCGTGAAGTTCAACACCTTGGTCAACAAGGCTGACGAAGTTCAGACCCTCAAGTACTGCGTACACAACGTCGCAGACGCCTACGGCAAAACCGCTACCTTCATGCCGAAGCCGCTGTACGGCGATAACGGTTCGGGTATGCACGTGCACCTGTCCATCGCCAAAGATGGCAAGAACACCTTCGCTGGCGAAGGCTATGCCGGCCTGTCCGATACCGCCCTGTACTTCATCGGCGGCATCATCAAGCATGGTAAGGCTCTGAACGGCTTCACCAACCCGTCGACCAACTCCTACAAGCGTCTGGTTCCGGGCTTCGAAGCACCGGTCATGCTGGCCTACTCGGCCCGCAACCGTTCCGCCTCGATCCGCATCCCCTACGTTTCCAGCCCGAAAGCACGCCGTATCGAAGCGCGCTTCCCGGACCCGGCTGCCAACCCCTACCTGGCCTTCGCAGCTCTGCTGATGGCTGGCCTGGACGGTATCCAGAACAAGATCCACCCCGGCGATGCCGCCGACAAGAACCTCTACGATCTGCCACCGGAAGAGGCGAAAGAGATCCCGCAGGTTTGCGGCAGCCTGAAAGAAGCCCTGGAAGAGCTGGACAAGGGTCGTGCGTTCCTGACCAAAGGCGGCGTATTTAGCGATGACTTCATCGATGCCTACATCGCCCTGAAGAGCGAAGAAGAAATCAAGGTGCGCACCTTCGTGCACCCGCTGGAATACGACCTGTACTACAGCGTCTAA
- a CDS encoding DUF4124 domain-containing protein yields the protein MRLTLTCLLLALAVPAAAQIYKYTDANGNTVYTNQAPDGVATETVKLPPTNSVEMQVPTAPIANPATTPAAKAVYSVLQLTNLPSEGALRANNGTFSVGVKLQPRLSPGHRLRLLLDGKPYGQASNVPLLQLSNIPRGEHSLAVEVLSGEQSLQQSATETFTVQRVNTSSPALRPPAPTPTPRPAP from the coding sequence ATGCGCCTCACGCTTACCTGTCTGCTGCTCGCACTGGCCGTGCCGGCCGCCGCACAGATCTACAAATACACCGACGCCAACGGCAACACGGTGTACACCAACCAGGCGCCAGACGGTGTAGCGACCGAAACCGTCAAACTGCCGCCCACCAATAGTGTGGAAATGCAGGTACCGACCGCGCCCATTGCCAATCCGGCGACTACTCCGGCCGCAAAAGCTGTTTACAGCGTGCTACAGCTGACCAACCTCCCCTCGGAGGGAGCCCTGCGCGCCAATAACGGCACCTTCAGCGTCGGCGTGAAGCTGCAACCGCGCCTGAGCCCCGGCCATCGTCTGCGCCTGCTCTTGGACGGCAAGCCCTACGGCCAGGCGAGCAATGTGCCACTCCTGCAGCTGAGTAATATTCCACGCGGCGAACATAGCCTGGCGGTGGAGGTCCTCAGCGGCGAACAATCGCTCCAACAAAGCGCCACCGAGACCTTTACCGTGCAACGCGTCAACACCAGCAGCCCAGCGTTGCGTCCGCCTGCACCAACACCTACCCCGAGACCAGCCCCCTAA